A single genomic interval of Streptomyces sp. BA2 harbors:
- a CDS encoding glycosyltransferase family 2 protein, with protein sequence MTSFVRPATEPGQDPLNKPTLSGNYRPISSHLAITPPVSVVIPAMNEAENLPYVFKTLPEWIHEVVLVDGNSTDDTVAVARELWPDVKVVRQLGKGKGDALITGFEACTGDIIVMVDADGSADGHEIVSYVSALVSGADFAKGSRFANGGATDDMTPIRKLGNHVLCSVVNAKFGARYTDLCYGYNAFWRHCLDKIELDCTGFEVETLMNIRVVKAGLKVQEIPSHEYLRIHGVSNLRAVRDGLRVLKVILTERSNRRGKRRSTRGVPFRTRQGEVS encoded by the coding sequence ATGACTTCTTTTGTGCGCCCTGCCACCGAGCCGGGCCAAGATCCGTTAAACAAGCCGACGCTGTCCGGCAACTACCGGCCGATTTCCTCGCACTTGGCGATCACACCGCCGGTGAGTGTCGTGATTCCCGCGATGAATGAGGCGGAGAATCTTCCCTACGTCTTCAAGACATTGCCCGAATGGATCCACGAGGTCGTGCTCGTGGACGGCAATTCCACCGATGACACGGTGGCCGTCGCGCGGGAACTGTGGCCGGACGTGAAGGTCGTCCGCCAGCTCGGCAAGGGCAAGGGTGACGCCCTGATCACCGGATTCGAGGCGTGCACCGGCGACATCATCGTGATGGTCGACGCGGACGGCTCCGCCGACGGTCACGAGATCGTCAGCTATGTCTCCGCCCTGGTCTCGGGCGCGGACTTCGCCAAGGGCTCGCGGTTCGCCAACGGCGGTGCCACGGACGACATGACGCCGATCCGCAAGCTCGGCAACCACGTCCTGTGCTCCGTCGTGAACGCCAAGTTCGGCGCCCGCTACACCGACCTCTGCTACGGCTACAACGCCTTCTGGCGGCACTGCCTCGACAAGATAGAGCTCGACTGCACGGGCTTCGAGGTGGAGACCCTGATGAACATCCGGGTGGTCAAGGCCGGGCTCAAGGTGCAGGAGATCCCCAGCCACGAGTACCTCCGCATCCACGGCGTCAGCAACCTCAGGGCCGTACGCGACGGTCTGCGCGTCCTGAAGGTGATCCTCACGGAGCGTTCCAACCGCCGCGGGAAGCGCCGCAGCACCCGTGGGGTGCCCTTCCGCACGCGTCAGGGAGAGGTGTCTTGA
- a CDS encoding lipopolysaccharide biosynthesis protein, whose translation MSDTSTAQADVSGTPSTEQRPPSGKSGRPRRMRMPGRGGGGGGSPLFRNAYALMLNTGISGVLGVGFWLAAARYYSESAVGQGSAAIAAMKLLAGLTALTLTGALARYIPVAGRATGKLIFRTYAASSVVVAFAALIFLFTLDLWGPSYKFLHGPLHGLGFIAAVIAWSLLTLQDGVLTGLRNALWVPVGNTIFSVVKLGLLIAVAAAIPTAGVFVSWVAAIALSVIPLGWLVFRRLVPRHVKATQDKTQPPTLREMGRFLAGDYTGSLFSLAVVYLVPVIVASQVSSVDNAYFYITTTIGGTVNLLAINMGASLTVEGAHDPARLAANTRAALRRMARIMLPVCGLLFIGAPFILRVFGQGYADAATPLLRWFAVGAALRVVMETYFAVQRAQSRTSGIAWMQGLLCAMVLGLTLLLLPRMGLTGAGVAEICSLTVIVAIAAPKLYRVARGAAPSDAGGAPDGDLADLGTPETPPAPAADAAGQKKERHGPAWALRESLDSDTLQLAVRPDFDHPERRPDVRPGPGTPASGAPAFGTPAFGTPAFGAPAFGKAAGTGNKGDDMPDTEDSEVTAHRPTWALRTPVKPREPAASSPMPPSVSSAVTAPAEEPATTPGAAETPPEPVVAPGPLPRRRAVFMALFLALALALYWLPTVGITEADLDEMGGLGLISILPAPTLLGAALLVVVFASLLWLERPHKALLLTTLLTTVVCLHALPAVLEDVPRFATAWQHLGFMEYIDRTGSAVPDLDARWSWPGFFAAATFVAKACGVSDMTEVIRWWPLAMQLLYLAPMFLLVRSMRASWRAKWAGLWISALSGWVGQDYFSPQGFTYLLYLVFVAVLLVWFRAPHVLWAKRRPGELEVEPADRRQRAVLLVVLIALFAATVPAHQLTPFVMLGVLAALVLVGRSELRGLPILFAVLVAVWVGFLAEPYWSGHFDELFGGIGGVGGNVSSSVSGRIEGGSSTHQLVLYARVALAGGVMAFACWGWWRRRDHKYTERSLLVLTFVPFLGFGMQSYGGEMALRVFMFALPGAALLAGLAFFPRAGITAKERDRDKVSLAPLAALMAGLVLMGGFLVARWGNEPFERTRAGEVAAMEYVYEHDDPTVRLLWMSDDTLNNVTPAMPWGTRDMEKVQYVPTLAPADPVLVSSLVKALKDAGPNSYLMINKSQTVYLQMDVGYPKSWDSRLITNLDNRQELKKVLTNDDATLYTLRKQPNGEVEKADPGPIGPQVTWTPWSVIGALAAIALVLLLVTREVVRVAVEPSVRQLRWLQSSFWFSLPLLAVLLASLIQRFLTMA comes from the coding sequence GTGTCTGACACGTCGACCGCCCAGGCAGACGTCTCTGGGACTCCGAGCACCGAACAGCGGCCGCCGTCCGGCAAGTCGGGCAGGCCGCGCAGAATGCGCATGCCCGGCAGGGGTGGCGGTGGTGGTGGGAGCCCGTTGTTCCGCAACGCCTATGCACTGATGCTGAACACCGGCATCTCCGGCGTGCTCGGCGTCGGCTTCTGGCTGGCCGCCGCTCGGTACTACTCCGAGTCGGCGGTCGGCCAGGGCTCGGCGGCGATCGCCGCCATGAAGCTCCTCGCGGGGCTCACCGCCCTCACCCTGACGGGTGCCCTCGCCCGCTACATACCGGTAGCGGGACGCGCCACGGGCAAGCTCATCTTCCGTACGTACGCGGCCAGTTCGGTGGTCGTGGCGTTCGCCGCGCTGATCTTCCTGTTCACGCTCGACCTGTGGGGACCCTCGTACAAGTTCCTGCACGGACCGCTGCACGGCCTCGGCTTCATCGCCGCGGTCATCGCCTGGTCGCTGCTCACCCTCCAGGACGGGGTGCTCACGGGGCTGCGCAACGCACTGTGGGTACCGGTCGGCAACACCATCTTCTCGGTCGTCAAGCTGGGGCTGCTCATCGCGGTGGCCGCGGCGATCCCGACGGCGGGCGTGTTCGTGTCGTGGGTCGCCGCGATCGCCCTGTCGGTCATCCCGCTCGGCTGGCTGGTGTTCCGGCGCCTCGTGCCGCGGCACGTGAAGGCCACCCAGGACAAGACGCAGCCGCCGACGCTGCGCGAGATGGGCCGCTTCCTGGCCGGCGACTACACCGGCTCGCTCTTCTCGCTCGCCGTGGTCTATCTCGTACCGGTGATCGTCGCCTCGCAGGTCAGCTCGGTCGACAACGCGTACTTCTACATCACCACCACGATCGGCGGCACGGTCAATCTGCTCGCCATCAACATGGGCGCCTCGCTGACCGTCGAGGGCGCGCACGACCCGGCGCGGCTCGCGGCGAACACCCGGGCCGCGCTGCGCCGCATGGCGCGCATCATGCTGCCGGTGTGCGGTCTGCTCTTCATCGGGGCGCCGTTCATCCTGCGGGTCTTCGGCCAGGGGTACGCGGACGCGGCGACGCCGCTGCTTCGCTGGTTCGCGGTGGGCGCGGCGCTGCGGGTCGTCATGGAGACGTACTTCGCGGTGCAGCGCGCGCAGAGCCGTACGTCCGGGATCGCCTGGATGCAGGGACTCTTGTGCGCCATGGTGCTCGGCCTGACGCTGCTTCTGCTGCCGCGGATGGGGCTCACGGGGGCGGGTGTCGCCGAGATCTGCAGCCTCACGGTGATCGTGGCGATCGCGGCGCCGAAGCTGTACCGGGTGGCGCGGGGGGCTGCGCCGTCGGACGCCGGCGGGGCGCCGGACGGCGATCTCGCGGACCTGGGGACGCCCGAGACGCCGCCCGCGCCCGCGGCGGACGCGGCGGGTCAGAAGAAGGAGCGGCACGGGCCCGCCTGGGCACTGCGCGAGTCGCTCGACTCGGACACGCTGCAACTGGCGGTGCGGCCCGACTTCGACCATCCGGAGCGCAGGCCCGACGTGCGTCCGGGGCCGGGAACGCCCGCGTCCGGGGCACCGGCTTTCGGGACACCGGCTTTCGGGACACCGGCTTTCGGGGCACCGGCTTTCGGGAAGGCCGCGGGCACGGGGAACAAGGGGGACGACATGCCGGACACGGAGGACTCGGAGGTCACGGCGCACCGGCCGACCTGGGCGCTGAGAACACCGGTCAAACCGCGCGAACCGGCGGCTTCGTCGCCGATGCCGCCTTCGGTGTCGTCGGCCGTCACCGCGCCCGCCGAGGAGCCCGCCACCACCCCGGGCGCGGCGGAGACACCGCCCGAGCCCGTCGTCGCGCCCGGACCACTCCCCCGCCGCCGCGCCGTCTTCATGGCGCTGTTCCTCGCCTTGGCGCTCGCCCTCTACTGGCTGCCCACCGTGGGCATCACCGAGGCCGATCTGGACGAGATGGGCGGGCTCGGGCTCATCTCGATCCTGCCCGCGCCGACCCTGCTCGGCGCCGCGCTGCTCGTCGTCGTCTTCGCCTCGCTGCTCTGGCTGGAACGGCCGCACAAGGCTTTGCTCCTGACGACGCTGCTCACCACGGTGGTGTGTCTGCACGCACTGCCGGCCGTCCTTGAGGACGTGCCGCGGTTCGCGACGGCCTGGCAGCACCTGGGCTTCATGGAGTACATCGACAGGACCGGCTCCGCGGTGCCCGACCTGGACGCGCGCTGGAGCTGGCCCGGGTTCTTCGCGGCGGCCACGTTCGTGGCGAAGGCGTGCGGCGTCTCGGACATGACCGAGGTGATCCGCTGGTGGCCGCTGGCCATGCAACTGCTCTACCTGGCCCCGATGTTCCTGCTCGTGCGCTCCATGCGGGCGTCCTGGCGCGCCAAGTGGGCCGGCCTGTGGATCTCCGCGCTGAGCGGCTGGGTCGGCCAGGACTACTTCTCCCCGCAGGGTTTCACGTACCTGCTCTATCTGGTGTTCGTCGCGGTGCTCCTCGTGTGGTTCCGCGCGCCGCACGTGCTGTGGGCCAAGCGGCGCCCGGGAGAGCTGGAGGTCGAACCCGCCGACCGGCGTCAGCGCGCGGTCCTGCTCGTCGTCCTGATCGCCCTGTTCGCGGCGACCGTCCCCGCGCACCAGCTCACACCGTTCGTGATGCTCGGCGTTCTGGCCGCGCTCGTCCTGGTGGGCCGCTCGGAGTTGCGCGGCCTGCCGATCCTCTTCGCGGTCCTCGTCGCCGTCTGGGTGGGCTTCCTCGCGGAGCCGTACTGGTCGGGGCACTTCGACGAGCTGTTCGGCGGAATCGGCGGCGTCGGCGGCAACGTGTCGTCGTCGGTGTCCGGCCGGATCGAGGGCGGCAGTTCGACCCACCAACTCGTCCTGTACGCACGCGTCGCGCTGGCCGGCGGTGTCATGGCGTTCGCCTGCTGGGGCTGGTGGCGGCGGCGCGACCACAAGTACACGGAACGCTCGCTGCTCGTCCTGACCTTCGTCCCGTTCCTGGGCTTCGGCATGCAGTCGTACGGCGGCGAGATGGCCCTGCGTGTCTTCATGTTCGCGCTGCCCGGCGCCGCGCTCCTCGCCGGGCTCGCGTTCTTCCCGCGGGCGGGCATCACCGCGAAGGAGCGGGACCGCGACAAGGTGAGCCTGGCGCCGCTCGCCGCGCTGATGGCGGGGCTCGTCCTGATGGGCGGCTTCCTGGTGGCGCGCTGGGGCAACGAACCCTTCGAGCGGACCCGGGCCGGCGAGGTCGCCGCGATGGAGTACGTGTACGAGCACGACGACCCGACGGTACGGCTCCTCTGGATGAGCGACGACACGCTCAACAACGTGACGCCCGCGATGCCTTGGGGCACGCGCGACATGGAGAAGGTGCAGTACGTCCCGACCCTCGCCCCTGCCGACCCGGTCCTGGTCTCCAGCCTGGTGAAGGCGCTCAAGGACGCGGGCCCCAACTCGTATCTGATGATCAACAAGAGTCAGACGGTCTATCTCCAGATGGACGTGGGCTACCCGAAGTCCTGGGATTCCCGGCTGATCACGAACCTCGACAACCGCCAGGAGCTGAAGAAGGTCCTCACGAACGACGACGCGACCCTCTACACGCTGCGCAAGCAGCCGAACGGCGAGGTCGAGAAGGCCGACCCGGGCCCGATCGGGCCGCAGGTGACCTGGACTCCCTGGTCAGTGATCGGCGCGCTCGCGGCGATCGCCCTGGTCCTGCTGCTCGTCACCCGTGAGGTCGTGCGGGTGGCGGTGGAGCCGAGCGTGCGGCAACTGCGCTGGCTGCAGAGCAGCTTCTGGTTCTCGCTGCCGCTGCTCGCGGTGCTGCTCGCCTCGCTGATCCAGCGGTTCCTGACGATGGCGTGA
- a CDS encoding polysaccharide deacetylase family protein has protein sequence MNAPVPILMYHSIAHEPALETRELSVSPGAFTEQLELLGERGFTPLSTAGLAAIWRTPGRALPARPVLITFDDGYEGVHRHALPVLAEHGFVSTLFVSTGWLRGAHDTGGALDLMLDWGQVRELAAAGTEIGGHSHTHPQLDQLDDDDLWFELLRCREIVTEELGTRPVSFAYPYGYSSRRVRRTVRGAGFAQSLAVGNALARRTQGPYALQRVTVRRSTGIEEFERLVEGRSIARNFARDRAHTKGYAVVRRARQARRKATRTRV, from the coding sequence ATGAACGCTCCTGTGCCGATACTCATGTACCACTCGATCGCGCATGAACCGGCTCTGGAGACACGGGAGTTGTCCGTGTCTCCAGGGGCGTTCACCGAGCAGCTCGAACTGCTCGGCGAGCGCGGGTTCACGCCACTGAGCACGGCCGGGCTCGCCGCGATCTGGCGTACTCCCGGCCGCGCCCTGCCGGCCAGGCCCGTCCTGATCACCTTCGACGACGGCTATGAAGGCGTGCACCGGCACGCGCTGCCCGTGCTCGCCGAGCACGGCTTCGTGTCGACGCTCTTCGTCTCCACGGGCTGGCTGCGCGGAGCGCACGACACCGGGGGCGCCCTCGACCTGATGCTCGACTGGGGCCAGGTGCGCGAACTGGCCGCGGCGGGCACGGAGATCGGCGGGCACAGCCACACGCACCCGCAGCTCGACCAGCTGGACGACGACGACCTCTGGTTTGAACTCCTTCGCTGTAGAGAGATCGTCACCGAAGAACTCGGCACCCGGCCGGTCTCCTTCGCCTACCCCTACGGCTATTCCAGCCGCCGGGTGCGCCGAACGGTGCGCGGCGCCGGATTCGCCCAGTCGCTCGCGGTCGGCAACGCCCTCGCACGGCGTACGCAGGGGCCGTACGCCCTGCAGCGGGTGACCGTGCGCCGCTCCACCGGCATCGAGGAGTTCGAACGGCTCGTGGAGGGCCGTTCGATCGCCCGCAACTTCGCAAGGGACCGTGCCCACACCAAGGGGTACGCCGTGGTCCGCAGAGCCCGACAGGCCCGCCGGAAGGCAACTCGTACCCGTGTCTGA
- a CDS encoding GntR family transcriptional regulator → MTLKIEIESDGGGAAGASGVPPYEQVRAQIAEQALGGALPVGYKLPTVRGLAQDLGLAANTVAKAYRALEADGVIETRGRHGTFIAAAGDAAAREASAAAQAFAERARRLGLSEAGALSAARDALRAAYGDSG, encoded by the coding sequence GTGACTTTGAAGATCGAGATCGAGAGTGACGGGGGCGGCGCCGCCGGTGCGAGTGGTGTGCCGCCCTACGAGCAGGTGCGGGCCCAGATCGCCGAGCAGGCGCTGGGCGGTGCGCTGCCGGTGGGGTACAAGTTGCCGACCGTGCGGGGGCTCGCCCAGGACCTTGGGCTTGCCGCCAATACGGTGGCCAAGGCGTACCGGGCGCTTGAGGCGGACGGGGTGATCGAGACGCGGGGGCGTCATGGGACGTTCATCGCCGCCGCGGGGGACGCTGCCGCGCGGGAGGCGTCCGCCGCCGCCCAGGCCTTTGCCGAGCGGGCTCGGCGGCTCGGCCTCTCCGAGGCGGGGGCGTTGTCCGCCGCGCGGGATGCTTTGCGGGCTGCTTATGGGGACTCGGGGTGA
- a CDS encoding DUF5925 domain-containing protein, which produces MSANPQDTLPIRLNVDDSDSPSDVVDALFLGRFATGEQPFSHSSNIDRVKSGSTLLPPGATVLRAARDDDRSATLAEGEGWTLLISRWNRGADVTVTATSADLAEKVLKQATDGAQDEPEPQPDNVTMGFWYVSPRRGPHRTTRQIAAGTWDEVRENYTAPVAGAMDSLMKTGPEDISGRLLLLHGPPGTGKTSALRTLARSWRDWCQVDCVLDPERLFSDVGYLMDIAIGEDDGTAKGRWRLLLLEDCDELIRGEAKHTAGQALSRLLNLTDGLLGQGRNVLVGVTTNEDLERLHPAVVRPGRCLARIEVGSLTRAESIDWLGTEEGVPREGATLAELYALRRGTSPTSVPDPRGGADAGLYL; this is translated from the coding sequence ATGTCTGCGAACCCTCAGGACACCCTGCCGATCCGGCTCAACGTCGACGACAGCGACTCTCCGTCGGATGTCGTGGACGCCCTCTTCCTCGGCCGCTTCGCCACCGGGGAGCAGCCCTTCTCGCACAGCTCCAACATCGACCGCGTCAAGTCCGGCTCCACGCTGCTCCCGCCCGGTGCGACGGTGCTGCGCGCGGCCCGCGACGACGACCGCAGCGCGACGCTGGCCGAGGGCGAAGGCTGGACTCTCCTGATCTCGCGCTGGAACCGCGGCGCGGACGTCACCGTGACGGCGACGAGCGCCGACCTCGCGGAGAAGGTTCTGAAGCAGGCGACGGACGGCGCGCAGGACGAGCCGGAGCCCCAGCCGGACAACGTGACCATGGGGTTCTGGTACGTGTCCCCCAGGCGCGGCCCGCACCGCACCACACGGCAGATCGCCGCCGGTACGTGGGATGAGGTGCGGGAGAACTACACCGCGCCGGTCGCCGGGGCCATGGACTCCCTGATGAAGACGGGCCCCGAGGACATCTCGGGCCGCCTCCTGCTCCTGCACGGCCCGCCGGGCACGGGCAAGACGTCGGCGCTGCGGACGCTCGCGCGGTCCTGGCGTGACTGGTGCCAGGTGGACTGTGTCCTGGACCCGGAGCGGCTGTTCAGCGACGTCGGCTACTTGATGGACATCGCGATCGGTGAGGACGACGGCACGGCGAAGGGCCGCTGGAGGCTGCTGCTCCTGGAGGACTGCGACGAGCTGATCCGGGGAGAGGCGAAGCACACCGCGGGGCAGGCGTTGTCGCGTTTGCTGAACCTGACGGACGGTCTCCTTGGCCAGGGCCGCAACGTCCTGGTCGGCGTCACGACGAACGAGGACCTGGAGCGGCTCCACCCGGCGGTGGTCCGGCCGGGCCGGTGCCTCGCCCGGATCGAGGTCGGAAGCCTGACCCGCGCCGAGTCGATCGACTGGCTCGGCACGGAGGAGGGCGTTCCCCGCGAGGGCGCGACGCTGGCGGAGCTGTACGCCTTGCGTCGCGGAACCTCCCCTACGTCGGTCCCGGACCCCCGGGGCGGGGCGGATGCGGGGCTGTACCTGTAG
- a CDS encoding glycosyltransferase family 2 protein: protein MSGSGHHGGSTVAGISVVICVYTEDRWEDILAAVASVRAQSLAALETLLVVDHNASLLDRLSKEYKETEGVRVLANAGPRGLSAGRNTGIAASGGEIIAFLDDDAVAERDWLRHFAEGYADPKVFAVGGRTMPIWESRRRPAWFPEEFDWVVGCTYKGLPEGRVRVRNVLGGNASFRRSAFEAAGGFATGIGRDGDKRPLGCEETELCIRLTRARPDAILLIDDRAVIHHRVPAARERFQYFRARTYAEGLSKALVARSVGADKGLESERRYATRVLPAGVGRGLRDALLARPGGAGRAGAIVAGVVTAAGGYVLGSVRARRGGATFSVVEIETDADGEGAAA, encoded by the coding sequence TTGAGCGGTTCCGGACACCACGGGGGTAGCACGGTGGCGGGCATCTCCGTCGTCATCTGCGTCTACACCGAGGACCGCTGGGAGGACATCCTCGCGGCGGTCGCCTCGGTGCGGGCGCAGTCCCTGGCGGCACTCGAGACGCTTCTCGTGGTGGACCACAACGCCTCGCTCCTCGACCGCCTTTCCAAGGAGTACAAGGAGACCGAAGGGGTGCGGGTGCTCGCGAACGCGGGCCCCCGCGGCCTCTCGGCGGGCCGCAACACCGGGATCGCCGCATCCGGCGGCGAGATCATCGCGTTCCTCGACGACGACGCCGTCGCGGAGCGGGACTGGCTGCGCCACTTCGCCGAGGGGTACGCCGACCCGAAGGTCTTCGCGGTGGGCGGGCGCACCATGCCGATCTGGGAGTCACGGCGCAGGCCCGCCTGGTTCCCCGAGGAGTTCGACTGGGTCGTCGGCTGTACGTACAAGGGGCTGCCCGAGGGGCGGGTCCGCGTGCGCAACGTCCTGGGCGGCAACGCCTCCTTCCGTCGCAGCGCGTTCGAGGCGGCGGGCGGCTTCGCGACCGGCATCGGGCGCGACGGCGACAAGCGTCCCCTTGGCTGCGAGGAGACGGAGCTGTGCATCCGTCTCACCCGCGCGAGGCCGGACGCGATCCTGCTCATCGACGACCGCGCGGTGATCCACCACCGCGTCCCCGCGGCACGGGAGCGCTTCCAGTACTTCCGCGCACGGACGTACGCGGAGGGCCTCTCCAAGGCGCTCGTGGCGCGAAGTGTCGGTGCGGACAAAGGGCTTGAGTCCGAGCGCCGGTATGCCACGCGTGTCCTGCCGGCCGGTGTCGGGCGCGGTCTGCGTGACGCGCTGCTCGCGCGTCCGGGCGGCGCGGGCCGCGCGGGCGCCATCGTGGCGGGCGTGGTCACCGCGGCCGGGGGGTACGTGCTCGGGAGTGTCCGCGCGCGCAGGGGAGGCGCCACGTTCTCGGTCGTGGAGATCGAGACGGATGCGGACGGTGAGGGGGCTGCGGCATGA
- a CDS encoding GH39 family glycosyl hydrolase, protein MGRHGWNSGAQRWRLAALLGVALAALALILTVVTTLPDDGTGSEGTTRDGDKVHGTPAVPPGKVKPAVGWGFTHTQYSADEGGEAATRRAEELLAGQPRPLPQIQHIMGWGASNPEPVKGRYDFTEMDSRMDFIRATDGTPVVTLCCAPDWMKGGKPGADNTDWSQQALETAPERAHYKDYAKLAATVAKRYPDVRHFIVWNEFKGFWNNEKARWDYEGYTELYNLVHKELKKVNKDIMVGGPYLVMDSVDPRQTEGASTEVKGPWGRMDQRVLDAFDYWNKNKAGADFVVVDGSSYTVDDEMIPDEFKATEKLTAVGKWVRERTGDLPLWWAEYYVEPGDSDDDRDDWSEPHRVAVHATGLMAMARGGASSGFYWNPQKRGESCAGCLWRSTQLDDGGTALPMLKMLSRFNDAFPPGTEYEKVSVAADDVPNVRVLADKETVLVVNTLDRSIDAKVDGKRFGMKGYEVKWLKR, encoded by the coding sequence ATGGGACGTCATGGGTGGAATTCGGGGGCACAGCGGTGGCGGCTCGCCGCGTTGCTCGGCGTTGCTCTGGCCGCACTGGCACTGATCCTGACCGTCGTCACCACGCTCCCCGATGACGGCACGGGCTCCGAAGGCACCACGCGCGACGGCGACAAGGTGCACGGCACCCCCGCGGTCCCGCCCGGCAAGGTGAAGCCGGCCGTCGGCTGGGGCTTCACCCACACCCAGTACAGCGCGGACGAGGGCGGCGAGGCCGCCACGCGGCGCGCCGAGGAGCTGCTCGCGGGCCAGCCGCGCCCGCTGCCGCAGATCCAGCACATCATGGGCTGGGGCGCGAGCAACCCCGAGCCGGTCAAGGGGCGTTACGACTTCACGGAGATGGACAGCCGGATGGACTTCATCCGCGCCACCGACGGCACGCCGGTCGTCACCCTGTGCTGCGCCCCGGACTGGATGAAGGGCGGTAAGCCCGGCGCGGACAACACCGACTGGAGCCAGCAGGCCCTGGAGACCGCTCCGGAACGCGCCCACTACAAGGACTACGCCAAGCTCGCGGCGACCGTCGCCAAACGCTATCCGGACGTACGGCACTTCATCGTCTGGAACGAGTTCAAGGGCTTCTGGAACAACGAGAAGGCCCGCTGGGACTACGAGGGCTACACCGAGCTCTACAACCTGGTCCACAAGGAGCTCAAGAAGGTCAACAAGGACATCATGGTCGGCGGCCCCTACCTCGTCATGGACAGCGTCGACCCGCGCCAGACCGAGGGCGCCTCGACGGAGGTCAAGGGCCCCTGGGGCCGCATGGACCAGCGGGTCCTCGACGCCTTCGACTACTGGAACAAGAACAAGGCGGGCGCGGACTTCGTCGTCGTGGACGGTTCCAGCTACACCGTCGACGACGAGATGATCCCCGACGAGTTCAAGGCCACCGAGAAGCTCACGGCCGTCGGTAAATGGGTGCGGGAGCGCACCGGGGACCTGCCGCTGTGGTGGGCCGAGTACTACGTGGAACCGGGCGACAGCGACGACGACCGCGACGACTGGTCCGAGCCGCACCGCGTCGCCGTCCACGCCACCGGGCTGATGGCGATGGCACGCGGCGGTGCGAGCAGCGGCTTCTACTGGAACCCGCAGAAGAGGGGCGAGAGCTGCGCGGGCTGCCTGTGGCGGTCCACCCAACTCGACGACGGCGGCACGGCGTTGCCGATGCTGAAGATGCTCTCCCGGTTCAACGACGCGTTCCCGCCCGGCACGGAGTACGAGAAGGTCTCCGTCGCCGCCGACGACGTACCGAACGTACGCGTCCTCGCCGACAAGGAGACCGTGCTCGTCGTGAACACCCTCGACCGCTCGATCGACGCGAAGGTCGACGGGAAGCGGTTCGGGATGAAGGGGTACGAGGTGAAGTGGCTGAAGCGGTGA